The DNA region AGTGAACCATTATTACGGGGAAAAGCCGAAAAAAGCGACGGAAAAGGAAAGAACGATCGAAGAGGAATTGGGGGATCTGTTCTTCGTCTTAATCTGTTTTGCGAATTCCTTACATATCGATTTGGAACAAGCCTTGCAGGCGGTGTTGGAAAAATTCCGGACGAGGGATCAAAACCGTTGGACAAGAATCGGAGAAGAAGGGAGGGAGAAACGGGATGGAAGAAACGATTAAAATAACCGTGGCCGGCCCGAGGGGGAAGATGGGGAAGGCCTGCGTCGAGATGGTGGCTTCCACGCCCGGCTTTCAGCTGGTTTCCGTCCTCGACCGGATCAATGACGGAAAGCGGCTGAACGAAATCGATCCCCAATTTTCCCGGCTGCCCGGGGTTCCCGTTTTCACCGAACCCGAAAAATGCCTGGCGGATACGAAGCCGGACGTGTTCATCGACCTGACGCGGCCGGAGGCCGCCTTTTCCCATACGAGAACGGCTTTATCCTTCGGGGTGAGGGCGGTCGTCGGAACGACCGGCTTGACGGATGACCAATTGGCGGAGATCAAGGCCCTGGCCGACCGGAATGCCGTCGGCTGCATCATCGCCCCGAATTTTTCCCTCGGCGCCGTTTTGATGATGAAATTTGCCCGGATGGCGGCCAAATTTTTTCCCGACGTGGAAATCATCGAACTCCACCACGACCAAAAACGGGACGCGCCGAGCGGCACATCCGTCCAAACGGCACGGATGATTCTGGAGGAAAGGGGAGCGAAAAAGCAAGGCCATCCCGAAGAAAAGGAACTGATGGCCGGCGCCCGGGGGGCGCAAATCTCCGGAATCCCCGTCCACAGCGTCCGGCTGCCCGGCCTCATCGCCCATCAGGAGGTCATTTTCGGATCCCGGGGGGAAACCTTGACCATCCGCCATGATTCTTACGACCGGAAAAGCTTCATGCGGGGGATTGAGACGGCGGTCCGCGCCGTGATGGCCCTGGACCGGTACGTTTACGGAATGGAAAATCTTTTACAATAGGAAAAAGGATCGGTGAAGATGAACATTGCCTTGATCGCCCATGACCGGAAAAAGGGGGATTTGGTGCGCTTTGTCACCGCCTACCTGCCGGTTTTCGAAAAACATTCCCTGTTTGCGACCGGGACGACGGGGAAACGGATTCAGGAAGCCACCGGCCTGAAGGTCCACCGGTTCCAGTCGGGGCCGCTGGGCGGCGATCAGGAAATCGGCGCCATGATCGCCAAAAATGAAATGGATCTGGTCATCTTTTTCCGCGACCCGTTAACCGCCCAGCCCCATGAACCGGACATCACCGCATTGATGCGTTTATGCGACGTGTATAACGTCCCGTTGGCGACGAATATGGGGACGGCGGAAGTGCTGATCCGCGGGCTGGCTTCGGGGGCCATGGACTGGCGCCTCCTGCTGCAGGGAAAGCGGCTGGAAGGCCTGCTGGACAAGGAAAAGGGCAACGGAAAGCGGGACGGAACGTAATGGCGGCCGCCGGCTTCGGCCTCCCCGGCGGAAACGCCGGAAGGATTCCTTCTTTTCCTACGGGGAGGCCCGGGTGGGATGGCCGGGAGGCGCTTGCGTCGTTTCCCTTCCCGTCCCGGGAAAGGGAGGAGCGGGGAGTGGATGGAGGGATGGCATCATGGGTTTAAAGATAGGCATCGTCTGTTATCCCTTCGTCGGCGGGTCCGGGATCGTCGCCACGGAACTGGGAAAGATCCTCGCGGAAAGAGGGCATGAGATCCATTTTATTTCTTCCAGCATGCCCTTCCGCCTGCGGAAAATTTATTCCCATATTTTCTATCACCAGGTGGAAGTGAACGCCTATTCGGTGTTCCAATATCCCCCTTACGACATCCAGCTTGCCTGCAAGATCGCGGAGGTGGCAAGCAGGGAAAAACTGGACATCCTCCATGCCCATTATGCCATTCCCCACGCCGTTTGCGCCATCGTCGCCAAATCGATGGCCGACCATGATTTTAAAATCGTGACGACCTTGCACGGGACGGACATTACCGTATTGGGCGCCGATCCGTCCTTGAAGCGGGCGATAAAGATGGGCATTGAAGGTTCGGATTTCGTGACGGCCGTCTCCCGCTCCTTGGCGGAGGAGACGGATGTCTTGATCCGTCCCGAAAAAAACATCGCCGTCGTTTATAATTTTGTCAACGAAAAAATCTTCACCCGGGTCGACGCGAGCCATTTGAAGGATGAATTCGGTATCCGGCCGGAAGAAAAGGTGATCATCCACGTTTCCAATTTCCGGCGGGTGAAGCGGGTTCCCGATGTGGTGAAGGCCTTTTCCCTGATCGCCGAAAAAATCCCGGCGAAATTGCTCCTTGTCGGCGACGGCCCGGAGATGCCCGTCGTCGGCCGCCTGGTGAAGGAGCTGGGCATCGGGGATAAAATCCTGTTTCTGGGGAGACAGGAAAATTTGGAAGAGCTTTATTCCATCAGCGACTTGCAGCTGTTGGCGTCGGAAAAGGAAAGTTTCGGATTGGCGATTTTGGAGGGAATGGCCTGCGGCGTGCCCTGCATCGCCACAAGGATCGGGGGGATCCCCGAAGTCATTGATGACGGCAGGACGGGCTATCTCTGCGAATGCGGGAATGTCGCGGAGATGGCGGAACGGGCGGTCTATCTGTTAACCCATCCGGCGATCCGCGAACAGTTTGTCCAAGCGGGATTGGAAACGGTATCCAACCGGTTCTCTTCGGAGAAGATCGTCAAGGAATATGAGGCCATTTACCTGCAATTGGTGAACGGCGGGCGGTAACAAATCCCGCCGGTCTTTTCCCGGCGGCGGGGGACCGCCGGGGGAAAATCCATATTGCCATCAACGGTGAAAGGATGAAAAGGGCTTGATGAAGCCTCCTTTTAAAAAAGCGGCGAGAGTCATCGAGAAAATTGAACAGGCCGGTTTCGAAGCTTATTTCGTGGGCGGCTCCGTCAGGGATCTGCTCCTGGGCAAAGAAATCAATGATGTGGACATCGCCACAAGCGCGACACCTGAGGAAGTGAAGCGGATTTTTCCCCGCACCGTCGACGTGGGCATTGAGCACGGAACGGTTCTCGTGCTGGAAGGCGGCGAGTCCTATGAAATCACCACCTTCCGCACCGAGGGGGAATATGTGGATTTCCGCCGGCCGAAGGAAGTTTCCTTCGTCCGTTCTTTAACGGAGGATTTAAAACGGCGGGATTTCACGATCAATGCCATCGCCATGACGAAGGAAGGGGAATTTGTCGACCCCTTCGGCGGGAAAGAGGATTTGGAAAAGGGGATCCTCCGGACCGTCGGGAAGCCGGAAGAACGGTTTTCCGAAGATGCGCTGCGGATGCTCCGGGCGGCCCGCTTCGTCAGCCAGCTCGGTTTTGCAGTCGAGGAAAACACCTACCGGGCCTTAAAGGAATCGGCGCCTTTGCTCAAACATATCGCCGTGGAGCGGAAATTGGCGGAATTCACGAAGATCATGACCGGGGATCATGTAAAAAAGGCCTGCGAGGTTCTCGTATCCCGGGATCTCTACCGGTATTTGCCGAACATGGAAGCCTTCCCCGCCCAGTTGCTGAAGGCGGCGGAAATCCTGCGGCCGGGGGCGTTGGACGAGACGGAAGTCTGGGCGCTGTTGTTCCTCGTAATCCGCAAGGAAAACTGCCCCCGTTTTCTGAAGGAATGGCGGCTGCCGACGAAAAAAATCAAGGAGATTTACCGGATTTACGACGCTTTCCACGACCGCCTGAGCAAGGAGTGGGATTTGTACGGCGTTTATACATACGGCCTGGAAACGAGCCTTTCCGCGGAAAAGATCCATTCCCTCTGGAACGGGGAAGAACTGGATAAACAATTGGCGCGCGTCCGGGAATTGTATGAAAAACTTCCGATCAAAAGCCGTAAAGAGTTGCAGGTGAACGGCAACGACCTGCTCCTTTGGAAAAACAAAGGCGGGGGCAAATGGGTGGAGGAGGATTTGCGCAGGATCGAAAAGGCCGTGATTTCCGGGGAAGTGGAAAACGACAAAAGGTCGATAAAGGAGTGGCTCATGCCATGAAATCGCCGGTAAGGCAAAAAATTTTGGACGCGTTCCGCAAAGCCGGCGGCGGGTATCTCTCCGGGGAAAAAATCGCCGGCGAGATCGGCATCAGCCGGACGGCCGTTTGGAAGCACATTGCGGAATTGCGGAAAGAAGGATTTCTAGTCGAGGCCGTTCCGAAAAAGGGCTACCGCCTCCGGGAGACGCCCGGCGAATGGAGCGAAGAGGAAATCTATTGGGGCTTGGAAACGAAACGGATCGGGCGGCCGATCCGCTTTTTCGAAACGGTCGATTCCACCCAGAAGATCGCCCACGAGCTGGCCGCGAACGGGGCGGAGGAAGGGACGATCGTCCTCGCCGATGAACAGACGATGGGCAGGGGAAGGCTTTCCCGGGGATGGCATTCGAAAAAGGGCAAGGGGATCTGGATGAGCCTGATCATCCGCCCCGACATCGCCGTCCAAAAGGCGCCCCAATTCACCCTGCTTGCCGCCGTGGGCGTCGCCGGCGCCATCGAGGATGTGGCCGGCCTTTCTCCGAAGATCAAATGGCCGAACGACCTCCTCATCGAAGGAAAAAAGGTCTGCGGAATCTTGACGGAGATGGTTTCCCAAGAAAACCGGGTTCTCGCCATCATCATCGGCATCGGGATCAATGTGAACCACCGTCCCGGAGACTTTCCCGATGCCCTGAAAGACAAGGCGACGTCCCTCGCCATCCATGCCGGCAAGGAGATCCCCCGCGCCAAGCTGGTTCAAAGCTTCTGCCTCAAATTTGAAAGGCTGTATGACACCTATCTGAAAGCGGGGTTTTTGCCGGTCAAAACCCTGTGGGAAACCTATGCCTGTTCCATCGGCCAAAGGATCGAGGCGCGAATGGTTCAAGGGACGATCCGGGGAAAGGCCCTCGGCATCGACGAGGAAGGGGTCTTGCTCCTCCAAGATGACAGCGGCCGGATTCATCACATCTATTCCGCGGATATCGAAATCGAAAAAGATGTTTAAAAAACTGGCCCGCCATTCCGATTCTTTGTTATACTAGTAGGGAAGGAACTGCACCGAAGGGGCGGTATCCTGACCGGAAACGGAAATATTTTTCATGAAATGGAATTCTGCCTGGAGCCGAAGAGGAAAGGACCGGGACAGAGGGATGAGACATGAAACGGACTTTTCAAAATCCTTCTGTTGCGGAAGGATTTTTTTTATGTTTCATTCCCTCTCCCGACACGAAAAAAGGGGGAATGAATGATGAAACGGACTACCGATTTTTTGCAAATGAAACAAAACGGGGAAAAGATTGCCATGCTCACCGCCTATGATTATCCGTCGGCGAAATTGGCCCGACGGGCCGGCGTCGATCTGATCCTGGTGGGCGATTCCCTCGGAATGGTCGTCCTCGGTTATGATTCGACCGTTCCGGTCACCCTGGACGAGATGATCCACCATACGAAAGCCGTAAAAAGGGGGGCGCCGGACACCTTTGTCGTGACCGATATGCCTTTTGCCACCTATCACGGGGAAAAGGGGGACACGCTGCGGAACGCGGCGCGGATCCTCCAGGAAGGCGGGGCCGATGCGGTCAAGCTGGAGGGCGGCGGAGAAGTGGCGGAACATATCGCCGCGCTGACGAGGGCGGGCATCCCCGTCGTCGCCCATCTCGGCCTGACCCCCCAATCCGTCGGCGTCCTCGGCGGATACAAAGTGCAGGGGAAAACGGCGGCTGAAGCGGAAAGGCTTCTTGCGGAGGCCAAGCGGGTGGAAGAAAAGGGGGCGTTTATGCTCGTTCTGGAGTGCGTCCCGAAACAGCTGGCAAAGCTCGTCCGGGAAGCCTTGACGATCCCGGTCATCGGAATCGGGGCGGGGGCGGAATGCGACGGCCAGGTTCTGGTCTATCACGATCTGATCGGATACGGCGTCGACCGGTATCCGAAATTCGTCAAGCCTTTTGCGGACGTCCAGACGGAGATCGTCAAGGGCATCCGCCAATATGTGGCGGAGGTAAGGGCCGGCAGTTTCCCGGCCGACGAACATTCCTATTCCATGAAGGATGAGGAACTTATCCTTCTTTACGGGGGACATGGCGATGAAAATCGTTAAAAGCGTTGCGGAAATGTCGGAAATCGCCCGGCGGCTGAAGCGGGAAGGGAAAACGGTCGGTTTTGTTCCGACGATGGGCTATTTGCACGAAGGACATCTGGCGTTGATGGAACGGGCGAGGAAAGAAAACGACGTGGCGGTGGCAAGCGTCTTCGTCAACCCTCTCCAGTTCGGCCCGAACGAAGATTACGAA from Caldibacillus debilis DSM 16016 includes:
- a CDS encoding nucleotide pyrophosphohydrolase, producing MKELQQDVHAYISQFKEGYFSPLAMLARLTEELGELAREVNHYYGEKPKKATEKERTIEEELGDLFFVLICFANSLHIDLEQALQAVLEKFRTRDQNRWTRIGEEGREKRDGRND
- the dapB gene encoding 4-hydroxy-tetrahydrodipicolinate reductase, which produces MEETIKITVAGPRGKMGKACVEMVASTPGFQLVSVLDRINDGKRLNEIDPQFSRLPGVPVFTEPEKCLADTKPDVFIDLTRPEAAFSHTRTALSFGVRAVVGTTGLTDDQLAEIKALADRNAVGCIIAPNFSLGAVLMMKFARMAAKFFPDVEIIELHHDQKRDAPSGTSVQTARMILEERGAKKQGHPEEKELMAGARGAQISGIPVHSVRLPGLIAHQEVIFGSRGETLTIRHDSYDRKSFMRGIETAVRAVMALDRYVYGMENLLQ
- the mgsA gene encoding methylglyoxal synthase yields the protein MNIALIAHDRKKGDLVRFVTAYLPVFEKHSLFATGTTGKRIQEATGLKVHRFQSGPLGGDQEIGAMIAKNEMDLVIFFRDPLTAQPHEPDITALMRLCDVYNVPLATNMGTAEVLIRGLASGAMDWRLLLQGKRLEGLLDKEKGNGKRDGT
- the bshA gene encoding N-acetyl-alpha-D-glucosaminyl L-malate synthase BshA; the protein is MGLKIGIVCYPFVGGSGIVATELGKILAERGHEIHFISSSMPFRLRKIYSHIFYHQVEVNAYSVFQYPPYDIQLACKIAEVASREKLDILHAHYAIPHAVCAIVAKSMADHDFKIVTTLHGTDITVLGADPSLKRAIKMGIEGSDFVTAVSRSLAEETDVLIRPEKNIAVVYNFVNEKIFTRVDASHLKDEFGIRPEEKVIIHVSNFRRVKRVPDVVKAFSLIAEKIPAKLLLVGDGPEMPVVGRLVKELGIGDKILFLGRQENLEELYSISDLQLLASEKESFGLAILEGMACGVPCIATRIGGIPEVIDDGRTGYLCECGNVAEMAERAVYLLTHPAIREQFVQAGLETVSNRFSSEKIVKEYEAIYLQLVNGGR
- a CDS encoding CCA tRNA nucleotidyltransferase: MKPPFKKAARVIEKIEQAGFEAYFVGGSVRDLLLGKEINDVDIATSATPEEVKRIFPRTVDVGIEHGTVLVLEGGESYEITTFRTEGEYVDFRRPKEVSFVRSLTEDLKRRDFTINAIAMTKEGEFVDPFGGKEDLEKGILRTVGKPEERFSEDALRMLRAARFVSQLGFAVEENTYRALKESAPLLKHIAVERKLAEFTKIMTGDHVKKACEVLVSRDLYRYLPNMEAFPAQLLKAAEILRPGALDETEVWALLFLVIRKENCPRFLKEWRLPTKKIKEIYRIYDAFHDRLSKEWDLYGVYTYGLETSLSAEKIHSLWNGEELDKQLARVRELYEKLPIKSRKELQVNGNDLLLWKNKGGGKWVEEDLRRIEKAVISGEVENDKRSIKEWLMP
- a CDS encoding biotin--[acetyl-CoA-carboxylase] ligase, translated to MKSPVRQKILDAFRKAGGGYLSGEKIAGEIGISRTAVWKHIAELRKEGFLVEAVPKKGYRLRETPGEWSEEEIYWGLETKRIGRPIRFFETVDSTQKIAHELAANGAEEGTIVLADEQTMGRGRLSRGWHSKKGKGIWMSLIIRPDIAVQKAPQFTLLAAVGVAGAIEDVAGLSPKIKWPNDLLIEGKKVCGILTEMVSQENRVLAIIIGIGINVNHRPGDFPDALKDKATSLAIHAGKEIPRAKLVQSFCLKFERLYDTYLKAGFLPVKTLWETYACSIGQRIEARMVQGTIRGKALGIDEEGVLLLQDDSGRIHHIYSADIEIEKDV
- the panB gene encoding 3-methyl-2-oxobutanoate hydroxymethyltransferase encodes the protein MKRTTDFLQMKQNGEKIAMLTAYDYPSAKLARRAGVDLILVGDSLGMVVLGYDSTVPVTLDEMIHHTKAVKRGAPDTFVVTDMPFATYHGEKGDTLRNAARILQEGGADAVKLEGGGEVAEHIAALTRAGIPVVAHLGLTPQSVGVLGGYKVQGKTAAEAERLLAEAKRVEEKGAFMLVLECVPKQLAKLVREALTIPVIGIGAGAECDGQVLVYHDLIGYGVDRYPKFVKPFADVQTEIVKGIRQYVAEVRAGSFPADEHSYSMKDEELILLYGGHGDENR